A single Ignavibacteriales bacterium DNA region contains:
- the dnaN gene encoding DNA polymerase III subunit beta — translation MSFKANSKLLEKLLAMVFPVIPSKSPLAALENFIMHINDGILTVTASDLEMKISSSMPVQSESNMEVMMPAKTILDAMKSFDDVMVNFRLNDSNQLMLETDSGKYSLSIDVTNPELEFPEIDKSRKFSISAAVLNRGIHLTSYAMSREELRPAMSGTLLELSHEGLRFVTTSGHILVRYINRTVTAETTDSFILPGKAVSVLQKLFTAGDVTFYPGNGAVAFANDTVEFSTRLINDKYPDYNSVIPKDNNQNLILETSKITSAVKRMLIFAEPTFKAIRMNIKEDTILEVAASDAARGADAQETLYCRYTGEPMDIAFNGTYLLEILGSMEDSEVVIKLDKPNKAGILTPSKDKENEELLVLLMPIRLNR, via the coding sequence ATGAGTTTCAAAGCCAACAGCAAATTACTGGAAAAGCTCCTTGCTATGGTCTTCCCGGTGATTCCGTCGAAGTCCCCTTTAGCCGCCCTGGAAAACTTCATTATGCACATTAATGACGGCATCCTGACGGTTACCGCTTCAGACCTTGAGATGAAAATTTCTTCTTCGATGCCGGTTCAGTCAGAGAGCAACATGGAGGTGATGATGCCTGCCAAGACTATCCTGGACGCCATGAAATCCTTTGATGATGTGATGGTGAACTTCCGGCTCAATGATTCCAACCAGCTTATGCTTGAAACCGACTCCGGCAAATACTCCCTGAGCATTGACGTTACCAACCCGGAACTGGAATTCCCCGAAATTGACAAAAGCAGAAAATTTTCCATAAGTGCCGCGGTGCTGAACCGGGGTATTCATCTGACCTCCTATGCTATGTCCCGCGAGGAACTCCGCCCGGCAATGTCAGGAACTCTGCTTGAGCTTTCTCATGAAGGTCTCCGTTTTGTTACCACCTCCGGTCATATACTGGTGCGGTATATTAACAGGACCGTTACCGCCGAAACAACCGACAGTTTTATTCTGCCCGGCAAGGCAGTCTCGGTTCTGCAGAAGCTTTTTACCGCAGGTGATGTTACATTCTACCCAGGAAACGGTGCTGTTGCCTTTGCTAATGATACGGTTGAGTTTTCAACCCGCCTGATTAATGATAAATATCCTGATTATAACAGCGTCATCCCGAAAGACAACAATCAGAATCTCATACTCGAAACATCAAAGATCACATCCGCGGTAAAGCGTATGCTCATCTTTGCCGAGCCGACCTTTAAAGCGATCAGAATGAATATCAAGGAAGATACCATTCTTGAAGTTGCCGCAAGTGATGCCGCACGGGGCGCTGACGCGCAGGAAACTCTCTACTGCAGATATACCGGTGAACCGATGGATATCGCGTTCAACGGAACTTATCTGCTTGAAATACTCGGAAGCATGGAAGATTCCGAAGTGGTCATTAAACTTGACAAGCCGAATAAAGCCGGTATTCTTACTCCTTCCAAGGATAAGGAGAATGAAGAACTTCTGGTTCTGCTGATGCCGATCCGGCTGAACCGCTGA
- the priA gene encoding primosomal protein N' produces MYAEVIFPIPFSRRLTYLVPAELRDQAVPGVRVTAPLEKRIMTGFIYATRTALRPDEAAYEIKPIREILDAQPLLLPADFTFYEWIAEYYHCSPGEAFRLAIPAGSEVQTRKIIAADTEAAAELFAKEKNPDSPKARVLKVLSSKKQIALKTLQKESGVKNIYSLLGSLAGRGVLTIHDELQQAKGREKRIKIVRLAKDKDAIYEELPAIERKSGKQFAVLYRLLALGDEYIPAADLMKETQTTAAVLSALMKKKLITLDSVATERVYKETYAEEKKDITLTAEQAEVTAAVASSLNQNLFKVWLLHGVTGSGKTQVYIELLKQVLQSGKNAIMMVPEISLTPQMTARLIAHFGEDVAVIHSKFSHGERFDTRNRILEGRARIVVGPRSALFTPLRNPGIIIIDEEHDASYKQMDGTPRYHARDCAIYKAYLEKIPVLLGSATPSIESMYNTETGKYTLLKLENRVDGAQMPLIRLVNVVQEKKNNRMASIFSYTMLEKIKERIEKKEGVIILQNRRGFATQMYCHDCGTVQMCENCSVPMVLHINRNMLKCHYCGYNKPTPETCASCGSTSIKFFGTGTERVEDEISFYFPGAKIVRIDSDSVSRKGLMSETLNRFREGEIDILVGTQLVSKGLDFSRVTLVGVISAEATLWMPDFRADERTFQLLTQVAGRAGRSSKPGEVVIQTQNDHHFVLQRVLDGKYYPFYYKEIGDRIRLEYPPITRMCLIEAKDKDDIKSRETIMDIHKCLNVYRETVKITAPSTAVIARLRTEYRYQILVKSNKEKDPSGSVLRAVLKQAHQEFLKIRRHYDVRVTFDIDPQSIM; encoded by the coding sequence ATGTACGCTGAAGTCATATTCCCGATACCGTTCAGCCGGCGGCTTACCTATCTGGTGCCGGCTGAACTGCGTGATCAGGCGGTGCCCGGCGTAAGAGTAACCGCACCGCTGGAAAAAAGGATTATGACCGGCTTTATATACGCTACCCGCACCGCACTAAGGCCGGATGAAGCTGCCTATGAGATAAAACCCATTCGTGAAATACTTGATGCACAGCCCCTTCTGCTCCCAGCAGATTTTACTTTTTACGAATGGATTGCGGAATATTATCACTGCTCCCCCGGAGAGGCATTCCGGCTTGCAATTCCCGCGGGATCGGAAGTGCAGACCAGGAAGATCATAGCTGCCGATACCGAAGCGGCCGCGGAACTTTTCGCAAAAGAGAAAAATCCCGATTCCCCAAAAGCACGTGTACTGAAGGTTCTCTCATCCAAAAAACAGATAGCCCTTAAAACACTGCAGAAAGAATCGGGAGTTAAAAATATATACTCGCTTCTCGGCTCGCTTGCCGGCAGGGGAGTACTAACCATTCATGATGAACTGCAGCAGGCAAAGGGGCGGGAAAAACGAATAAAAATCGTGCGCCTTGCAAAGGATAAGGATGCAATTTATGAAGAACTTCCGGCCATTGAGCGGAAGTCCGGGAAACAGTTCGCCGTGCTCTACCGGCTGCTTGCCCTGGGGGATGAATATATACCCGCCGCTGACCTGATGAAGGAAACCCAGACAACCGCGGCCGTGCTTTCAGCTCTTATGAAAAAAAAGCTGATAACGCTGGACTCTGTTGCAACCGAGCGGGTATATAAAGAAACCTATGCTGAGGAGAAAAAGGATATCACCCTTACTGCCGAGCAGGCGGAGGTGACCGCTGCTGTTGCCTCATCACTGAATCAGAATCTTTTTAAGGTATGGCTGCTGCACGGAGTGACCGGAAGCGGCAAGACACAGGTATATATTGAGCTTCTGAAGCAGGTGCTCCAATCCGGCAAAAACGCCATTATGATGGTGCCTGAAATCTCACTCACGCCGCAAATGACTGCCCGGCTGATTGCCCATTTCGGGGAGGATGTGGCGGTTATTCACAGCAAGTTCAGCCATGGAGAGCGGTTTGACACACGGAACAGGATTCTTGAGGGAAGAGCACGCATTGTGGTCGGTCCGCGCTCGGCGCTGTTTACCCCTCTCAGAAACCCCGGCATAATCATCATAGACGAGGAGCATGATGCCAGCTATAAGCAGATGGACGGCACTCCACGGTATCATGCCCGTGACTGTGCTATATATAAGGCCTATCTTGAAAAAATACCCGTTCTGCTTGGTTCCGCTACGCCTTCGATTGAGAGTATGTATAACACCGAAACGGGCAAATATACATTGCTGAAGCTTGAGAACCGCGTGGATGGTGCCCAAATGCCGCTGATACGGCTGGTGAATGTGGTGCAGGAAAAGAAGAATAACCGAATGGCGAGTATTTTTTCTTACACCATGCTCGAAAAGATAAAAGAGCGCATTGAGAAAAAGGAAGGGGTTATCATCCTGCAGAACCGCCGCGGGTTCGCGACGCAGATGTACTGCCATGACTGCGGTACGGTGCAGATGTGTGAGAACTGTTCGGTGCCGATGGTGCTGCACATTAACAGAAATATGCTTAAGTGCCATTATTGCGGATATAATAAACCCACTCCTGAAACCTGTGCTTCCTGCGGGAGCACCAGTATTAAGTTTTTCGGGACGGGAACAGAGCGGGTGGAAGATGAAATCAGTTTTTATTTTCCCGGGGCAAAGATTGTCCGGATCGATTCTGATTCAGTCAGCCGTAAGGGGCTGATGAGCGAAACTCTGAACCGGTTCCGAGAGGGGGAAATTGATATTTTGGTGGGTACACAGCTAGTATCAAAGGGGCTGGATTTTTCCCGTGTGACGCTGGTCGGTGTTATCTCTGCTGAGGCAACACTCTGGATGCCAGATTTCCGCGCGGATGAAAGAACTTTTCAGCTGCTGACTCAGGTAGCCGGCCGAGCAGGCAGAAGCAGCAAACCGGGCGAAGTGGTTATTCAGACTCAGAATGATCATCATTTTGTTCTGCAGCGGGTTCTTGATGGCAAGTACTATCCGTTTTATTATAAAGAGATCGGTGACCGCATCCGGCTGGAGTATCCCCCTATAACCAGGATGTGTCTGATTGAAGCAAAGGATAAGGATGATATCAAGTCACGTGAGACCATCATGGATATTCATAAGTGCCTGAACGTTTACCGTGAGACGGTTAAAATTACTGCTCCCTCTACTGCAGTGATTGCCCGGCTGAGAACGGAATACCGCTATCAGATACTGGTGAAATCAAACAAGGAAAAAGATCCTTCCGGATCGGTGCTGCGGGCAGTTCTTAAACAGGCGCATCAGGAGTTCCTGAAAATCCGCCGCCACTATGATGTGAGAGTCACCTTTGATATTGATCCGCAGAGCATCATGTGA